The following are from one region of the Jeongeupia sp. USM3 genome:
- the ampC gene encoding class C beta-lactamase: MTALPSLIALFASAAAACLPFVAHAADDDARIRGIVDAAMRPVIQQYDVPGMAVAVIVGGRPHFFSYGVASRQDHTPVSENTLFELGSVSKTFTATLALYAQETGKLSLGDHPGRFMPALAGYPVDKASLLELGTYSAGGLPLQFPDAVSDDAQMIDYFRQWQPDAEPGVQRRYSNPSIGLLGHVIAIALKSNFADAVETRLFPALGLNQSYVRVPQGEMARYAWGYDKTNKAIRVNPGMFDAEAYGIKSTAADMARFVQANIDPAKLEGPMRRAVEGSHTGYFRIGDMVQGLGWEQYPYPVSLQRLQAGNSPEVSMKPNAAVKLTPPRKPSGATLFNKTGATNGFGAYVAFVPEERIGIVMLANRNFPIPARINAAHAILSRLAPDTKQR, translated from the coding sequence TTGACCGCCTTGCCCAGCCTCATCGCCCTGTTCGCGTCCGCTGCCGCGGCCTGCCTTCCCTTCGTTGCTCACGCGGCCGACGACGACGCCCGAATCCGCGGCATCGTCGATGCGGCAATGCGCCCGGTGATCCAGCAGTATGACGTGCCCGGCATGGCCGTCGCGGTCATCGTCGGCGGCCGGCCGCACTTCTTCAGCTATGGCGTTGCGTCGCGGCAGGACCATACCCCGGTCAGCGAGAACACGCTGTTCGAACTCGGCTCCGTCAGCAAGACGTTCACGGCAACGCTGGCGCTGTACGCGCAGGAAACCGGAAAGCTGTCGCTGGGCGATCACCCCGGGCGATTCATGCCGGCGCTGGCCGGCTATCCGGTCGACAAGGCCAGCCTGCTTGAACTGGGCACCTACAGCGCCGGTGGCTTGCCGCTGCAGTTTCCCGATGCCGTGTCGGACGATGCGCAAATGATCGACTACTTCCGGCAGTGGCAGCCCGATGCCGAACCCGGCGTGCAGCGCCGGTATTCCAACCCCAGCATCGGTCTGCTCGGGCATGTCATCGCGATCGCACTGAAAAGCAATTTTGCCGACGCGGTGGAAACCCGGCTTTTCCCGGCGCTAGGGCTGAATCAGAGTTATGTCCGTGTGCCGCAGGGCGAGATGGCCCGCTATGCATGGGGCTACGACAAGACGAACAAAGCCATCCGGGTGAATCCGGGCATGTTCGATGCCGAAGCCTACGGCATCAAATCCACGGCCGCCGACATGGCCCGTTTCGTACAGGCAAACATCGATCCGGCCAAGCTTGAAGGGCCGATGCGGCGCGCCGTCGAGGGTAGCCATACTGGCTACTTCAGGATCGGCGACATGGTGCAGGGCTTGGGCTGGGAGCAGTATCCGTATCCGGTTTCGCTGCAGCGACTGCAGGCCGGCAACTCGCCGGAGGTGAGCATGAAACCCAATGCGGCGGTGAAGCTGACCCCGCCGCGCAAGCCGTCAGGCGCGACACTGTTCAACAAGACCGGCGCAACGAACGGATTCGGCGCCTACGTGGCTTTCGTGCCCGAGGAGCGGATCGGTATCGTGATGCTGGCGAACCGGAACTTCCCGATTCCGGCCCGGATCAATGCGGCGCATGCAATCCTGAGCCGGCTCGCGCCCGACACGAAGCAGCGCTGA
- a CDS encoding YgiW/YdeI family stress tolerance OB fold protein gives MSKGTSTPSIACVALLTGLLLPPALAGYSGPGSDATDVDTVTAALQAPDKTPVSLEGYVMRKLKGERYEFRDKSGAIGVDIDEEHWPKEAVNDRTKVRLIGDIDRALSCVGVAVQSIEIVPDDTPAKPAPQKTTSSKKPATPAVATKKGKVAN, from the coding sequence ATGAGCAAAGGCACATCCACCCCTTCGATCGCCTGCGTCGCCCTGCTGACGGGGCTGCTGCTGCCGCCGGCACTGGCCGGCTACAGCGGCCCCGGCAGCGACGCCACCGACGTCGACACCGTCACCGCCGCGCTGCAGGCACCGGACAAGACCCCGGTCAGCCTCGAGGGCTATGTCATGCGCAAGCTCAAGGGCGAGCGCTACGAATTCCGCGACAAGAGCGGCGCAATCGGTGTCGACATCGACGAAGAACACTGGCCCAAGGAGGCCGTCAACGACCGGACCAAGGTCCGCCTGATCGGCGATATCGATCGCGCACTCAGTTGTGTCGGCGTCGCGGTGCAATCGATCGAGATCGTGCCCGACGACACCCCGGCCAAGCCGGCACCGCAGAAAACGACCTCGTCGAAAAAACCGGCAACGCCGGCCGTCGCCACCAAGAAGGGCAAGGTCGCGAACTAG
- a CDS encoding bifunctional acetate--CoA ligase family protein/GNAT family N-acetyltransferase, whose protein sequence is MKKHYLTPLFDPRSVAVIGASDRAGSVGAVVLANLLESGYSGKVHPVNLRHARVQGVAAFRHVRDIGSPVELALITTPSKTLPDVIDECGRAGIKAVVIMSCDFVGTDARTRKLLDRILVRARQYGIRLIGPTVFGMARGASKFAAANYLGKIKPGNMALVSQSSSVTSAILDWAESHDIGFSSVVSLGVAADVDVGETLDYLVADNKTKSILLYIEDVREARTLMSALRAAARSKPVLVLKVGRYDDEVKLGRTHSERLIGRDDVFDNALRRAGVLRVRSINQIFTAARVLTNNYRAKGRRLAILTNGIGAGLMAVDRARDLNVPLPKLSNDTVARLDAIIPGQTSRDNPVDIVGNAPASRFEAATNIVLDDPDVDGVLVIFTPQAGTDHMETARLLAALHKAHDKPILFAWIGGKKVEASRNLLAKAGCAYFHAPEQAIEVFYSLAAWQHNQQLLLQTPGPIGEWDAPDLDTARLIIDGVLASGRSVLDEIESKAILRAFNIPVTLTMRAASADEAVNAAMGMGLPVALKIDAEGVLHKTDVDGVALGLTSLVQVAAEANKMLARARDRLGDSLKGLTVQPMHGKKNARELMVGVAHDRAFGPVITFGAGGIAVEIFNDVAVALPPLNEYLAENLIRRTKVKKMLETFRNQPAADVDAIKAVLLRVSEMVCELPQIQHLDINPLVADEGGVIAVDARIIVAPVAPDARRYGHMAIHPYPSQLVQVAQLKNGMPVTIRPIRPEDAELIIAFVASLSEETRYNRYMSTLKSLPQIQLARFTQIDYAREMALVAAVESGGGEAIVAVARFVVNPDYDSCEFAIVIDDAWQGKGLGNRLMNALFDAAREMRLSVVEGEVLTSNKTMLSFMKSLGFAIKPHPDDDGLKWVVKPL, encoded by the coding sequence ATGAAAAAACACTACCTGACCCCGCTGTTCGATCCGCGTTCGGTGGCGGTGATCGGCGCATCCGATCGTGCCGGCTCGGTCGGGGCCGTGGTCCTGGCCAATCTGCTCGAGTCCGGCTACTCGGGCAAGGTTCATCCGGTGAACCTGCGGCATGCCAGGGTGCAGGGCGTCGCCGCGTTCAGGCATGTGCGCGACATCGGTAGCCCGGTCGAGCTGGCGCTGATCACCACGCCGTCGAAAACCCTGCCCGACGTGATCGACGAATGCGGCCGCGCGGGGATCAAGGCCGTGGTGATCATGAGCTGCGATTTCGTCGGTACCGACGCCAGAACCCGCAAGCTGCTCGACCGCATCCTCGTGCGGGCGCGCCAGTACGGCATCCGCCTGATCGGGCCGACGGTGTTCGGCATGGCGCGCGGCGCCAGCAAGTTCGCCGCAGCCAATTACCTCGGCAAGATCAAGCCCGGCAATATGGCACTGGTGTCGCAGTCGTCGTCGGTGACGTCGGCGATCCTCGACTGGGCCGAGTCGCACGACATCGGTTTCTCGTCGGTGGTGTCGCTCGGCGTGGCCGCCGATGTCGACGTCGGCGAGACGCTGGATTACCTCGTTGCCGACAACAAGACCAAGAGCATCCTGCTGTACATCGAAGACGTGCGCGAGGCGCGCACGCTGATGTCGGCGCTGCGCGCCGCGGCGCGCTCCAAGCCGGTGCTGGTGCTCAAGGTCGGCCGCTACGACGACGAGGTCAAGCTCGGCCGCACGCACTCGGAACGGCTGATCGGCCGCGACGACGTGTTCGACAACGCGCTGCGCCGCGCCGGCGTGCTGCGGGTCCGTTCGATCAACCAGATCTTCACCGCCGCGCGGGTGCTGACCAACAACTACCGTGCCAAGGGCCGCCGGCTGGCGATCCTGACCAACGGCATTGGTGCCGGGCTGATGGCGGTCGACCGCGCACGCGACCTGAACGTGCCCTTGCCCAAGCTATCAAACGACACGGTGGCGCGGCTCGACGCGATCATTCCGGGCCAGACCAGCCGCGACAATCCGGTCGACATCGTCGGCAACGCGCCGGCGTCGCGCTTCGAGGCGGCGACGAACATCGTGCTCGACGATCCGGATGTCGACGGCGTGCTGGTGATCTTCACGCCGCAGGCCGGTACCGATCACATGGAAACCGCCAGGCTGCTCGCCGCGCTGCACAAGGCGCACGACAAGCCGATCCTGTTCGCGTGGATCGGCGGCAAGAAGGTCGAGGCCAGCCGCAACCTGCTGGCCAAGGCCGGCTGCGCTTACTTCCATGCGCCGGAACAGGCGATCGAGGTGTTCTATTCGCTCGCCGCCTGGCAGCACAACCAGCAGCTGCTGCTGCAGACGCCGGGACCGATCGGCGAGTGGGATGCGCCCGATCTGGATACCGCCCGGCTGATCATCGACGGCGTGCTCGCGAGCGGGCGCAGCGTGCTCGACGAGATCGAGTCCAAGGCCATCCTGCGTGCGTTCAACATCCCGGTCACGCTGACGATGCGCGCCGCCAGTGCCGACGAAGCGGTCAACGCGGCAATGGGCATGGGCCTGCCGGTGGCGCTGAAGATCGACGCCGAGGGCGTGCTGCACAAGACCGACGTCGACGGCGTTGCGCTGGGGCTGACCAGCCTGGTCCAGGTCGCGGCCGAGGCGAACAAGATGCTCGCGCGCGCGCGCGACCGGCTCGGCGACAGCCTGAAGGGGCTGACGGTGCAGCCGATGCACGGCAAGAAGAACGCCCGCGAGCTGATGGTCGGCGTGGCCCACGACCGCGCCTTCGGCCCGGTGATTACGTTCGGCGCCGGCGGCATCGCGGTGGAAATCTTCAACGACGTCGCGGTGGCGCTGCCGCCGCTGAACGAATACCTCGCCGAGAACCTGATCCGCCGCACCAAGGTCAAGAAAATGCTCGAGACCTTCCGCAACCAGCCGGCGGCCGACGTCGATGCGATCAAGGCCGTGCTGCTGCGCGTGTCGGAAATGGTCTGCGAGCTGCCGCAGATCCAGCATCTCGACATCAATCCGCTGGTCGCCGACGAGGGCGGCGTGATTGCCGTCGATGCACGGATCATCGTCGCGCCGGTGGCGCCGGACGCGCGCCGCTACGGCCACATGGCGATCCACCCGTACCCGTCGCAACTGGTGCAGGTGGCCCAGTTGAAGAACGGGATGCCGGTGACGATCCGGCCGATCCGCCCCGAGGACGCCGAGCTGATCATCGCCTTCGTCGCCAGCCTGTCGGAGGAGACGCGCTACAACCGCTATATGAGCACGCTCAAATCGCTGCCGCAGATCCAGCTCGCGCGGTTCACCCAGATCGACTACGCGCGCGAAATGGCCCTGGTCGCCGCGGTCGAGTCGGGCGGCGGCGAGGCGATCGTCGCGGTCGCGCGCTTCGTCGTCAATCCGGACTACGACAGCTGCGAGTTCGCGATCGTCATCGACGACGCCTGGCAGGGCAAGGGACTCGGCAACCGGCTGATGAACGCGCTGTTCGACGCCGCACGCGAAATGCGCCTGTCGGTGGTCGAGGGCGAGGTGCTGACCAGCAACAAGACCATGCTGTCGTTCATGAAGTCGCTCGGCTTCGCCATCAAGCCACACCCCGACGACGATGGCCTCAAGTGGGTGGTCAAGCCGCTCTGA
- the ppa gene encoding inorganic diphosphatase has product MDISKIPAGKDLPNDFNVIIEIPANAPPVKYEFDKEAGCIIVDRFVGTSMSYPMNYGFVPHTLSLDGDPVDVLVHTPFPLSPGMVIKCRAIGVLGMEDEAGQDAKVIAVPVEKVCAMYAHIQKLEDLPELLLAQVKHYFEHYKDLEKGKWVKVTGWGDKAAAQAEIVTSFERAQKG; this is encoded by the coding sequence ATGGACATCAGCAAGATCCCGGCCGGCAAGGACCTGCCGAACGACTTCAACGTCATCATCGAAATCCCGGCCAACGCGCCGCCGGTGAAGTACGAATTCGACAAGGAAGCCGGCTGCATCATCGTCGACCGCTTCGTCGGCACCTCGATGTCGTACCCGATGAACTACGGCTTCGTGCCGCACACCCTGTCGCTCGATGGCGATCCGGTCGACGTGCTCGTGCACACCCCGTTCCCGCTGTCGCCGGGCATGGTCATCAAGTGCCGCGCCATCGGCGTGCTGGGCATGGAAGACGAAGCCGGCCAGGACGCCAAGGTCATCGCCGTGCCGGTCGAGAAGGTGTGCGCGATGTATGCCCACATCCAGAAGCTCGAAGACCTGCCGGAACTGCTGCTCGCGCAAGTGAAGCACTACTTCGAGCACTACAAGGATCTGGAGAAGGGCAAGTGGGTCAAGGTCACCGGCTGGGGCGACAAGGCCGCCGCCCAGGCCGAGATCGTCACGAGCTTCGAGCGCGCCCAGAAAGGCTGA
- a CDS encoding pirin family protein, producing MIKLRKANERGHANHGWLDSWHSFSFAGYYDPAHVHFGALRVINDDRVAPGMGFGTHPHSDMEIVSYVLDGELEHKDSMGNGSVIRPGSVQRMSAGTGVRHSEFNPSRQNAAHFLQIWIIPDRKGVTPSYEETHFGDEEKRGRLRLVASGDGADGSVTIHQDARLYSGLFDGAESATLPLAPDRRAYVHIARGSVEVNGIALEAGDALMLSDEAAVSVAGGRQAEVLVFDLA from the coding sequence ATGATCAAGCTGCGCAAAGCCAACGAACGCGGTCACGCCAACCACGGCTGGCTCGATTCATGGCACAGCTTTTCATTTGCCGGCTACTACGACCCGGCCCATGTGCACTTCGGTGCGCTGCGGGTGATCAACGACGACCGCGTCGCACCGGGCATGGGCTTCGGCACCCACCCGCACAGCGACATGGAAATCGTCAGCTACGTGCTCGACGGCGAGCTCGAGCACAAGGACAGCATGGGCAACGGTTCGGTGATCCGCCCGGGCAGCGTCCAGCGCATGAGCGCCGGCACCGGCGTGCGGCATTCGGAGTTCAACCCGTCCAGGCAGAACGCCGCACACTTCCTGCAGATCTGGATCATCCCGGACCGCAAGGGCGTGACGCCGTCGTACGAGGAAACGCATTTCGGCGACGAGGAAAAGCGCGGCCGCCTGCGGCTGGTCGCCAGCGGTGACGGCGCCGACGGCTCGGTGACGATCCATCAGGATGCCCGGCTGTACAGCGGGCTGTTCGACGGCGCCGAGTCCGCGACGCTGCCGCTGGCACCGGATCGCCGCGCTTATGTCCACATCGCGCGCGGCAGCGTCGAGGTCAACGGCATTGCGCTGGAGGCCGGCGACGCACTGATGCTCAGCGACGAGGCGGCGGTGAGTGTCGCCGGCGGCAGGCAGGCCGAGGTGCTGGTGTTCGACCTCGCCTGA
- a CDS encoding LysR family transcriptional regulator gives MLRLNLESLEIIDAIARKGSFAAAAEAVHRVPSAVTYMVKKLEDELDVQLFDRSGHRARLTPAGETLLEEGRHLLRAAGDLECRVKRVATGWETELNIAIDALMPLSLLHGWIAEFDALESGTRLRFSRETLGGVWEALVDHRADLVIGASLDGPHGGGYATHYLGDCEFIFAVAPHHPLAAQAEPLPAAQIQQHRACAIADSSRHLMPRTVGILSGQETLTVPDLASKLEVQLAGLGCGYLPRCVAAPYLADGRLVQKALAELKAPTRLYAAWRTSGAGRALRWWLDALAGDDRIGRWLAGR, from the coding sequence ATGCTCAGGCTCAACCTCGAATCGCTGGAAATCATCGACGCGATCGCGCGCAAGGGCAGCTTTGCCGCCGCCGCCGAGGCGGTGCACCGGGTGCCCTCGGCGGTGACCTATATGGTCAAGAAACTGGAGGATGAGCTGGATGTGCAGCTGTTCGACCGCAGCGGCCACCGCGCCAGGCTGACGCCGGCCGGCGAAACGCTGCTCGAGGAGGGGCGCCACCTGCTGCGCGCGGCCGGCGACCTGGAGTGCCGGGTCAAGCGGGTGGCGACCGGCTGGGAAACGGAACTCAATATCGCGATCGATGCGCTGATGCCGCTGTCGCTGCTGCACGGCTGGATCGCCGAGTTCGACGCGCTCGAATCCGGTACGCGGCTGCGCTTCTCGCGCGAAACGCTCGGCGGCGTCTGGGAGGCGCTGGTCGACCACCGCGCCGACCTGGTGATCGGCGCGTCGCTCGACGGCCCGCACGGCGGCGGCTACGCGACGCACTATCTCGGCGACTGCGAGTTCATCTTCGCCGTCGCGCCGCACCATCCGCTGGCGGCGCAGGCCGAACCGCTGCCGGCGGCGCAGATCCAGCAGCATCGCGCCTGCGCGATCGCCGACAGCTCGCGCCACCTGATGCCGCGGACGGTCGGTATCCTTTCGGGGCAGGAGACGCTGACGGTGCCGGACCTGGCGTCCAAGCTCGAAGTCCAGCTGGCCGGACTCGGTTGCGGCTACCTGCCGCGCTGCGTCGCCGCACCCTATCTCGCGGACGGGCGGCTGGTACAGAAGGCGCTGGCGGAGCTGAAGGCGCCGACCCGGCTCTACGCCGCCTGGCGAACCAGTGGTGCGGGCCGGGCCTTGCGCTGGTGGCTCGATGCGCTGGCCGGCGACGACCGGATCGGTCGCTGGCTCGCCGGGCGTTAG
- a CDS encoding YceI family protein, with product MTRFRTTLIAAALAAAVIVPAQAAQTLNAGKSQIGFTFKQMNTPSDGSFKRFAASVDFDPAKPEATKAEFTVDLASIDTGSPDGDSEAKKKAWFNTAATPKATFTAKSVKALGNGKFEARGPLTIKGVSRDIVSTFTAKQSGAELQLDGSFPLLRLQYKLGDGDWADTGAVADEVLVKYRFVLSGKAGK from the coding sequence ATGACCCGTTTCCGTACCACCCTGATCGCCGCGGCGCTCGCCGCCGCCGTGATCGTTCCGGCCCAGGCCGCGCAGACGCTGAACGCCGGCAAGAGCCAGATCGGCTTCACGTTCAAGCAGATGAACACGCCGAGCGACGGCAGCTTCAAGCGCTTTGCCGCCAGCGTCGATTTCGACCCGGCCAAGCCGGAAGCCACCAAGGCCGAGTTCACCGTCGACCTCGCCAGCATCGACACCGGTAGCCCGGACGGCGACAGCGAGGCCAAGAAGAAAGCCTGGTTCAACACCGCGGCCACGCCGAAAGCGACGTTCACCGCCAAGAGCGTCAAGGCGCTCGGCAACGGCAAGTTCGAAGCGCGTGGCCCGCTCACGATCAAGGGCGTGAGCCGCGACATCGTCTCGACCTTCACCGCCAAACAGAGCGGCGCCGAGCTGCAGCTCGACGGCAGCTTCCCGCTGCTGCGGCTGCAATACAAGCTCGGTGACGGCGACTGGGCCGATACCGGCGCCGTGGCCGACGAAGTGCTGGTCAAGTACCGCTTCGTGCTGAGCGGCAAGGCCGGCAAGTAA
- a CDS encoding YceI family protein gives MKKLILATAFATVASAAFAAPETYSIDPSHTAAHFAVDHLGFSTQYGAFDKTSGSIVLDAEKKTGSVDIIVDTASLDSGWDARDKHLKGEDFFNVGKYPTATFKSKNLKFDGDKLVAVDGDFTLLGVTKPLTLAVNNFKCGQHPMMKKAWCGAAATATLKRSDFGMKAYLPAVGDEVKLTIQVEAGKQ, from the coding sequence ATGAAAAAACTGATCCTCGCCACCGCCTTCGCCACCGTTGCTTCGGCCGCCTTCGCCGCACCGGAAACCTATTCGATCGACCCGTCGCACACCGCCGCGCACTTCGCGGTCGACCACCTCGGCTTCTCGACCCAGTACGGCGCATTCGACAAGACCAGCGGCAGCATCGTGCTCGACGCCGAGAAGAAGACCGGCAGCGTCGATATCATCGTCGACACCGCCAGCCTCGATTCGGGCTGGGATGCACGCGACAAACACCTGAAGGGCGAGGACTTCTTCAACGTCGGGAAATACCCGACCGCGACGTTCAAGTCCAAGAACCTCAAGTTCGACGGTGACAAGCTCGTCGCCGTCGACGGCGACTTCACCCTGCTTGGCGTGACCAAGCCGCTGACGCTGGCCGTGAACAACTTCAAGTGCGGCCAGCACCCGATGATGAAGAAGGCATGGTGCGGCGCTGCCGCCACCGCGACGCTCAAGCGCAGCGATTTCGGCATGAAAGCTTACCTGCCGGCCGTGGGCGATGAAGTCAAGCTGACGATCCAGGTCGAGGCCGGCAAGCAATAA